In Labrus bergylta chromosome 6, fLabBer1.1, whole genome shotgun sequence, the following proteins share a genomic window:
- the sbno2b gene encoding si:ch73-63e15.2 isoform X5: MSLMQFWTKLYSQLGRPLPKDLSCIDDLSTNSLFSSPADSLSEYADAQSFISTDNLDSVPLPTLWDVNTSTTTTTPAHSQLELNGTGRFHGLASLDDITAIISTPPLGGFQVQNTQPPPPPPPAEEEEDAEEEETEELGHVDTYAEYRPSKSTIGISHPDIVVETNTLSSVPPPDITYTLSIPESTINCGHLSALQLEAIIYACQQHEVILQNNQRAGFLIGDGAGVGKGRTVAGIILENYLKGRKKSLWFSISNDLKFDAERDLKDIDALNIPVHALNKIKYGDTATSEGVLFATYSALIGESQAGGQHRTRIKQILDWCKPDFDGVIIFDECHKAKNATSTKMGKAVLDLQNKLPRARVVYASATGASEPKNMIYMSRLGIWGEGTPFRAFEDFLHAIEKRGVGAMEIVAMDMKVSGMYIARQLSFSGVSFHIEEIGLDSDFKLVYNKAAKLWAEALQVFMRAADELGLVSRKSLWGQFWSSHQRFFKYLCIAAKVRCLVELAKKELEAGKCIVIGLQSTGESRTREVLDENDGHLDRFVSAAEGVFQSLVTKHFPSEKQRREKAPSNKRKREFKGKPRGRQTKVPKHTVDSGGVINISDDSSSDSDGMDTDSNSSPDSLLDNDDVIFVNHTSCQTARIEEMKQGLLNKIAVLGKELPLNTLDELIDKFGGPDKVSEMTGRKGRVVRRPDGSVRYESRAEQGLTIDHINIKEKDRFMGAEKFVAIISEAASSGISLQADKRVKNQRRRVHMTLELPWSADRAIQQFGRTHRSNQVTAPEYIFLISELAGERRFASIVAKRLESLGALTHGDRRATESRDLSKYNFENKYGTKALDKITKAILGHIENKVPPPKGYPGGEALFFSDMKHGMMNVGIFCRESRFGISTEKDCSITKFLNRILGLEVHKQNFLFQYFTDNFDYLIEKDKKEGKYDMGILDLAPGNDKIYEEKQENFLTVGNPQDGQVVLYKISVDRGMPWEEAYNRSLQLSGPDEGFYLSLKLRGNHPCVLLAEQGRGKNLIVYKPNIGKQTHPESLDNLQLRYRKVTPEEAKDSWENQFTFSFKKCSHANWNGKCKKIEEGQECLQGMRIRQYHMLCGALLRVWKRVSDVVSDITSSSILQIVRLKTKQHNKQVGIKIPENCVARVREELLQMDEEVKKRRKEREQQAVEQRLAEERMRKMEQDNKHLLANLFNPKPMLNQSLAQSLAQNQIKQKLNQNALQRSQPGNIAQQLQRIQAHKQSLQQPSQNSALQNLQRNPSQSQQRTHNNWSKTSTSSRTHQGPLPNMVSLGSQFYTQAFLPSFSQLKKPSLPLHQTTLPPNVSSKNPLDEILDLTVCSTPSPSPDTTEGGLNLDSLTGHSAGFGDDFNLESLISHTASSAQHTAQIQTPLLLQQQQHLQATQQNHNLLANNHHQDFNLDFLDLPISPQMPTQKASPSSSTSSCSSSTSSVSNNMAPHASAGLLPASGLLPTSPSSSSLFSSPSSSSSLFSNSSSRFSSLYLHPQSDSIPNGHCSSAALDVREALNSMLQNGPDRKSVIKYRPQD, encoded by the exons CTGAATGGCACCGGCAGGTTTCATGGCTTGGCCAGTTTGGATGATATAACTGCTATTATCAGCACCCCACCTTTAGGAGGATTCCAG GTTCAGAATACccagccgccgccgccgccgccaccggcagaggaggaagaggatgccgaggaagaggagacagaagaaCTGGGACATGTAGACACATATGCCGAGTACAGACCTTCCAAAT cCACAATAGGAATCTCTCATCCTGACATAGTGGTGGAGACAAACACGCTCTCCAGTGTCCCTCCTCCAGACATCACCTACACCTTGTCTATCCCCGAGTCGACCATTAACTGTGGCCACCTGTCTGCTCTGCAGCTGGAGGCCATCATCTACGCCTGCCAG CAACACGAGGTCATCCTTCAGAACAACCAGAGGGCGGGCTTCCTGATCGGAGATGGGGCGGGGGTCGGAAAGGGACGCACTGTGGCGGGAATCATCCTGGAGAACTACCTGAAGGGGAGGAAGAAATCACTGTG GTTCAGCATATCCAATGACCTGAAATTTGATGCAGAGAGAGATCTCAAAGACATAGATGCACTGAATATTCCTGTGCATGCCTTAAACAAG ATTAAGTATGGAGACACAGCTACCTCAGAAGGAGTCCTGTTTGCAACTTACTCCGCGCTGATTGGAGAGAGCCAGGCAGGAGGGCAGCACCGGACCAGAATAAAACAGATACTCGATTGGTGCAAGCCCGACTTTGACGGCGTC ATTATTTTCGATGAATGCCACAAAGCCAAGAATGCTACTTCTACAAAGATGGGCAAGGCGGTGCTCGACCTGCAAAACAAGCTGCCACGGGCCAGAGTGGTTTACGCCAGTGCCACAG GTGCCTCTGAGCCAAAGAACATGATCTATATGAGCCGCCTGGGAATCTGGGGTGAGGGCACACCCTTCAGAGCCTTCGAGGACTTCCTGCACGCCATCGAGAAAAG AGGTGTGGGTGCCATGGAGATCGTTGCCATGGACATGAAAGTAAGCGGGATGTACATTGCCAGGCAGCTGAGCTTCTCAGGGGTTTCTTTCCACATCGAGGAGATCGGACTGGACAGTGACTTCAAACTGGTCTACAACAAAGCTGCCAAACTG TGGGCGGAGGCGTTGCAGGTGTTCATGCGCGCGGCTGATGAGCTGGGCCTGGTCAGCAGGAAGTCTCTGTGGGGGCAGTTCTGGTCATCTCACCAGCGCTTCTTCAAATACCTCTGCATCGCCGCCAAGGTCCGCTGCCTGGTGGAGCTGGCCAAAAAAGAACTGGAAGCTGGAAAG tgcaTCGTCATCGGACTGCAGTCTACAGGAGAGTCTCGCACCAGAGAAGTCCTAGATGAGAACGACGGGCACCTGGACAGatttgtttctgctgcaga GGGAGTTTTTCAGTCGCTTGTTACAAAACATTTCCCatcagagaaacagaggagagagaaggcgCCGAGTAACAAGAGAAAACGTGAGTTCAAAG GGAAGCCAAGAGGTCGCCAGACGAAGGTCCCAAAGCACACCGTGGACAGCGGCGGCGTGATCAACATCAGCGATGACAGCAGTAGTGACTCCGATGGCATGGACACAGACTCCAACTCCTCCCCAGACTCCCTGCTGGACAACGATGATGTCATCTTTGTGAACCACACTAGCTGCCAGACGG CCAGGATAGAAGAGATGAAGCAGGGCCTCCTCAACAAAATCGCCGTGCTGGGAAAAGAACTACCTCTTAACACCCTGGACGAGCTCATTGATAAGTTCGGAGGACCAGACAAAGTCTCCGAG atgactGGTCGTAAGGGGCGTGTGGTGCGGCGCCCTGACGGCAGCGTCCGATACGAGTCCCGCGCCGAGCAGGGTCTCACCATCGACCACATCAACATCAAGGAGAAAGATCGCTTCATGGGCGCAGAAAAG TTCGTGGCCATCATCTCGGAGGCAGCCAGCTCGGGGATCTCCCTGCAGGCGGACAAACGGGTGAAGAACCAGAGACGACGGGTCCACATGACCTTGGAGCTGCCATGGAGCGCAGACCGAGCCATTCAGCAGTTTG GTCGCACCCATCGGTCCAATCAGGTGACGGCCCCGGAGTACATCTTCCTCATCTCGGAGTTGGCGGGGGAGAGACGTTTTGCCTCCATCGTGGCTAAAAGACTGGAGAGCCTG GGCGCTCTAACGCACGGGGACCGGAGAGCCACAGAATCCAGAGACCTGAGCAAGTACAACTTTGAGAACAAG TATGGTACCAAGGCTCTGGATAAGATCACCAAAGCAATCCTGGGCCACATAGAGAACAAGGTGCCCCCTCCCAAAGGCTACCCCGGGGGTGAAGCGCTGTTCTTCTCAG ATATGAAGCACGGCATGATGAACGTGGGCATCTTCTGTCGGGAGTCTCGCTTTGGAATCAGTACTGAGAAAG ACTGCAGCATCACCAAGTTCTTAAACCGCATCCTGGGCCTGGAGGTCCACAAGCAGAACTTTCTCTTCCAGTACTTCACCGACAACTTCGACTACCTGATCGAGAAGGACAAGAAGGAGGGCAAATACGACATGGGGATCCTCG ACCTGGCCCCGGGTAACGATAAGATCTACGAGGAGAAACAGGAAAACTTCTTGACAGTTGGAAACCCTCAGGATGGACAGGTGGTTCTGTACAAG ATCAGTGTGGACCGAGGCATGCCCTGGGAGGAGGCTTACAACAGGTCACTGCAGCTCAGCGGTCCTGATGAGGGCTTCTACCTGTCCCTGAAG CTGCGAGGTAATCACCCCTGTGTGCTGCTCGCTGAACAAGGACGAGGCAAGAACCTCATCGTCTACAAGCCCAACATCGGCAAGCAGACGCACCCCGAGAGCCTGGACAACCTGCAGCTACGTTACCGCAAG GTGACTCCAGAGGAAGCTAAGGACAGCTGGGAGAACCAGTTCACCTTCTCCTTCAAGAAGTGTAGCCATGCCAACTG GAATGGGAAATGCAAGAAAATCGAGGAAGGCCAGGAGTGTTTGCAGGGCATGCGCATCCGTCAGTACCACATGTTGTGTGGCGCTCTGCTGCGCGTGTGGAAGCGCGTCTCTGACGTGGTGTCGGACATCACCAGCTCCAGCATCCTGCAGATTGTCCGACTAAAAACCAAGCAGCATAACAAGCAAGTCG GTATCAAGATCCCGGAGAACTGTGTTGCCCGCGTGCGcgaggagctgctgcagatggacgaggaggtgaagaagagacggaaggagagagagcagcaggccGTGGAGCAGCGGCTGGCCGAGGAGCGCATGCGCAAAATGGAGCAGGACAACAAACACCTCCTCGCAAATCTGTTCAACCCGAAGCCCATGCTCAACCAGTCTCTGGCCCAGTCTCTGGCCCAGAATCAGATCAAACAGAAACTGAACCAAAACGCTCTCCAGAGGTCGCAACCCGGGAACATcgctcagcagctgcagagaatACAAGCCCATAAACAGTCCTTACAGCAGCCCTCCCAGAACTCAGCCCTGCAGAACTTACAGAGAAATCCCAGCCAATCCCAGCAAAGAACCCACAACAACTGGTCCAAAACGTCCACCAGCTCCAGGACCCACCAGGGGCCCCTTCCCAACATGGTCAGCCTCGGCTCCCAGTTTTACACGCAGGCCTTTCTGCCCTCGTTCTCCCAGCTGAAGAAACCGTCTCTTCCACTCCATCAGACCACTCTGCCTCCCAACGTGTCCTCCAAGAATCCCCTAGACGAGATCCTGGACCTGACTGTGTGTTCAACGCCTTCCCCCTCCCCGGACACCACGGAGGGGGGGCTGAATCTGGACAGTCTGACGGGACACTCTGCTGGATTTGGAGATGACTTTAATCTGGAGTCTCTGATCTCTCACACTGCATCGAGCGCCCAGCACACTGCACAAATACAGACGCCTCttttgctgcagcagcagcagcacctgcAGGCGACGCAGCAGAACCACAACCTGCTGGCTAACAACCACCACCAAGACTTCAATCTAGATTTTCTAGACCTGCCTATCTCTCCCCAGATGCCCACACAGAAAGCCAGCccttcctcctctacctcctcatgctcctcctccacctcttctgtGTCCAACAACATGGCGCCCCACGCCTCAGCCGGCCTCCTGCCCGCGTCCGGCCTCCTCCCCACGtcaccctcctcctcgtccCTCTTCTCCAGcccgtcctcgtcctcctctctgttttccAACTCTTCCTCTCGCTTCTCCTCCCTTTATCTCCACCCGCAGTCGGATTCTATACCCAACGGccactgcagctctgcagctctggacGTCCGCGAGGCTCTgaacagcatgctgcagaacGGGCCGGACCGCAAGTCTGTCATCAAGTACCGGCCGcaagactga
- the sbno2b gene encoding si:ch73-63e15.2 isoform X4: MIVINEQLDLDLQIRQYHLSSSTTTTTPDVHMDMYSGFSDVDFSSLNLPRNGDFPQDLSCIDDLSTNSLFSSPADSLSEYADAQSFISTDNLDSVPLPTLWDVNTSTTTTTPAHSQLELNGTGRFHGLASLDDITAIISTPPLGGFQVQNTQPPPPPPPAEEEEDAEEEETEELGHVDTYAEYRPSKSTIGISHPDIVVETNTLSSVPPPDITYTLSIPESTINCGHLSALQLEAIIYACQQHEVILQNNQRAGFLIGDGAGVGKGRTVAGIILENYLKGRKKSLWFSISNDLKFDAERDLKDIDALNIPVHALNKIKYGDTATSEGVLFATYSALIGESQAGGQHRTRIKQILDWCKPDFDGVIIFDECHKAKNATSTKMGKAVLDLQNKLPRARVVYASATGASEPKNMIYMSRLGIWGEGTPFRAFEDFLHAIEKRGVGAMEIVAMDMKVSGMYIARQLSFSGVSFHIEEIGLDSDFKLVYNKAAKLWAEALQVFMRAADELGLVSRKSLWGQFWSSHQRFFKYLCIAAKVRCLVELAKKELEAGKCIVIGLQSTGESRTREVLDENDGHLDRFVSAAEGVFQSLVTKHFPSEKQRREKAPSNKRKREFKGKPRGRQTKVPKHTVDSGGVINISDDSSSDSDGMDTDSNSSPDSLLDNDDVIFVNHTSCQTARIEEMKQGLLNKIAVLGKELPLNTLDELIDKFGGPDKVSEMTGRKGRVVRRPDGSVRYESRAEQGLTIDHINIKEKDRFMGAEKFVAIISEAASSGISLQADKRVKNQRRRVHMTLELPWSADRAIQQFGRTHRSNQVTAPEYIFLISELAGERRFASIVAKRLESLGALTHGDRRATESRDLSKYNFENKYGTKALDKITKAILGHIENKVPPPKGYPGGEALFFSDMKHGMMNVGIFCRESRFGISTEKDCSITKFLNRILGLEVHKQNFLFQYFTDNFDYLIEKDKKEGKYDMGILDLAPGNDKIYEEKQENFLTVGNPQDGQVVLYKISVDRGMPWEEAYNRSLQLSGPDEGFYLSLKLRGNHPCVLLAEQGRGKNLIVYKPNIGKQTHPESLDNLQLRYRKVTPEEAKDSWENQFTFSFKKCSHANWNGKCKKIEEGQECLQGMRIRQYHMLCGALLRVWKRVSDVVSDITSSSILQIVRLKTKQHNKQVGIKIPENCVARVREELLQMDEEVKKRRKEREQQAVEQRLAEERMRKMEQDNKHLLANLFNPKPMLNQSLAQSLAQNQIKQKLNQNALQRSQPGNIAQQLQRIQAHKQSLQQPSQNSALQNLQRNPSQSQQRTHNNWSKTSTSSRTHQGPLPNMVSLGSQFYTQAFLPSFSQLKKPSLPLHQTTLPPNVSSKNPLDEILDLTVCSTPSPSPDTTEGGLNLDSLTGHSAGFGDDFNLESLISHTASSAQHTAQIQTPLLLQQQQHLQATQQNHNLLANNHHQDFNLDFLDLPISPQMPTQKASPSSSTSSCSSSTSSVSNNMAPHASAGLLPASGLLPTSPSSSSLFSSPSSSSSLFSNSSSRFSSLYLHPQSDSIPNGHCSSAALDVREALNSMLQNGPDRKSVIKYRPQD, encoded by the exons CTGAATGGCACCGGCAGGTTTCATGGCTTGGCCAGTTTGGATGATATAACTGCTATTATCAGCACCCCACCTTTAGGAGGATTCCAG GTTCAGAATACccagccgccgccgccgccgccaccggcagaggaggaagaggatgccgaggaagaggagacagaagaaCTGGGACATGTAGACACATATGCCGAGTACAGACCTTCCAAAT cCACAATAGGAATCTCTCATCCTGACATAGTGGTGGAGACAAACACGCTCTCCAGTGTCCCTCCTCCAGACATCACCTACACCTTGTCTATCCCCGAGTCGACCATTAACTGTGGCCACCTGTCTGCTCTGCAGCTGGAGGCCATCATCTACGCCTGCCAG CAACACGAGGTCATCCTTCAGAACAACCAGAGGGCGGGCTTCCTGATCGGAGATGGGGCGGGGGTCGGAAAGGGACGCACTGTGGCGGGAATCATCCTGGAGAACTACCTGAAGGGGAGGAAGAAATCACTGTG GTTCAGCATATCCAATGACCTGAAATTTGATGCAGAGAGAGATCTCAAAGACATAGATGCACTGAATATTCCTGTGCATGCCTTAAACAAG ATTAAGTATGGAGACACAGCTACCTCAGAAGGAGTCCTGTTTGCAACTTACTCCGCGCTGATTGGAGAGAGCCAGGCAGGAGGGCAGCACCGGACCAGAATAAAACAGATACTCGATTGGTGCAAGCCCGACTTTGACGGCGTC ATTATTTTCGATGAATGCCACAAAGCCAAGAATGCTACTTCTACAAAGATGGGCAAGGCGGTGCTCGACCTGCAAAACAAGCTGCCACGGGCCAGAGTGGTTTACGCCAGTGCCACAG GTGCCTCTGAGCCAAAGAACATGATCTATATGAGCCGCCTGGGAATCTGGGGTGAGGGCACACCCTTCAGAGCCTTCGAGGACTTCCTGCACGCCATCGAGAAAAG AGGTGTGGGTGCCATGGAGATCGTTGCCATGGACATGAAAGTAAGCGGGATGTACATTGCCAGGCAGCTGAGCTTCTCAGGGGTTTCTTTCCACATCGAGGAGATCGGACTGGACAGTGACTTCAAACTGGTCTACAACAAAGCTGCCAAACTG TGGGCGGAGGCGTTGCAGGTGTTCATGCGCGCGGCTGATGAGCTGGGCCTGGTCAGCAGGAAGTCTCTGTGGGGGCAGTTCTGGTCATCTCACCAGCGCTTCTTCAAATACCTCTGCATCGCCGCCAAGGTCCGCTGCCTGGTGGAGCTGGCCAAAAAAGAACTGGAAGCTGGAAAG tgcaTCGTCATCGGACTGCAGTCTACAGGAGAGTCTCGCACCAGAGAAGTCCTAGATGAGAACGACGGGCACCTGGACAGatttgtttctgctgcaga GGGAGTTTTTCAGTCGCTTGTTACAAAACATTTCCCatcagagaaacagaggagagagaaggcgCCGAGTAACAAGAGAAAACGTGAGTTCAAAG GGAAGCCAAGAGGTCGCCAGACGAAGGTCCCAAAGCACACCGTGGACAGCGGCGGCGTGATCAACATCAGCGATGACAGCAGTAGTGACTCCGATGGCATGGACACAGACTCCAACTCCTCCCCAGACTCCCTGCTGGACAACGATGATGTCATCTTTGTGAACCACACTAGCTGCCAGACGG CCAGGATAGAAGAGATGAAGCAGGGCCTCCTCAACAAAATCGCCGTGCTGGGAAAAGAACTACCTCTTAACACCCTGGACGAGCTCATTGATAAGTTCGGAGGACCAGACAAAGTCTCCGAG atgactGGTCGTAAGGGGCGTGTGGTGCGGCGCCCTGACGGCAGCGTCCGATACGAGTCCCGCGCCGAGCAGGGTCTCACCATCGACCACATCAACATCAAGGAGAAAGATCGCTTCATGGGCGCAGAAAAG TTCGTGGCCATCATCTCGGAGGCAGCCAGCTCGGGGATCTCCCTGCAGGCGGACAAACGGGTGAAGAACCAGAGACGACGGGTCCACATGACCTTGGAGCTGCCATGGAGCGCAGACCGAGCCATTCAGCAGTTTG GTCGCACCCATCGGTCCAATCAGGTGACGGCCCCGGAGTACATCTTCCTCATCTCGGAGTTGGCGGGGGAGAGACGTTTTGCCTCCATCGTGGCTAAAAGACTGGAGAGCCTG GGCGCTCTAACGCACGGGGACCGGAGAGCCACAGAATCCAGAGACCTGAGCAAGTACAACTTTGAGAACAAG TATGGTACCAAGGCTCTGGATAAGATCACCAAAGCAATCCTGGGCCACATAGAGAACAAGGTGCCCCCTCCCAAAGGCTACCCCGGGGGTGAAGCGCTGTTCTTCTCAG ATATGAAGCACGGCATGATGAACGTGGGCATCTTCTGTCGGGAGTCTCGCTTTGGAATCAGTACTGAGAAAG ACTGCAGCATCACCAAGTTCTTAAACCGCATCCTGGGCCTGGAGGTCCACAAGCAGAACTTTCTCTTCCAGTACTTCACCGACAACTTCGACTACCTGATCGAGAAGGACAAGAAGGAGGGCAAATACGACATGGGGATCCTCG ACCTGGCCCCGGGTAACGATAAGATCTACGAGGAGAAACAGGAAAACTTCTTGACAGTTGGAAACCCTCAGGATGGACAGGTGGTTCTGTACAAG ATCAGTGTGGACCGAGGCATGCCCTGGGAGGAGGCTTACAACAGGTCACTGCAGCTCAGCGGTCCTGATGAGGGCTTCTACCTGTCCCTGAAG CTGCGAGGTAATCACCCCTGTGTGCTGCTCGCTGAACAAGGACGAGGCAAGAACCTCATCGTCTACAAGCCCAACATCGGCAAGCAGACGCACCCCGAGAGCCTGGACAACCTGCAGCTACGTTACCGCAAG GTGACTCCAGAGGAAGCTAAGGACAGCTGGGAGAACCAGTTCACCTTCTCCTTCAAGAAGTGTAGCCATGCCAACTG GAATGGGAAATGCAAGAAAATCGAGGAAGGCCAGGAGTGTTTGCAGGGCATGCGCATCCGTCAGTACCACATGTTGTGTGGCGCTCTGCTGCGCGTGTGGAAGCGCGTCTCTGACGTGGTGTCGGACATCACCAGCTCCAGCATCCTGCAGATTGTCCGACTAAAAACCAAGCAGCATAACAAGCAAGTCG GTATCAAGATCCCGGAGAACTGTGTTGCCCGCGTGCGcgaggagctgctgcagatggacgaggaggtgaagaagagacggaaggagagagagcagcaggccGTGGAGCAGCGGCTGGCCGAGGAGCGCATGCGCAAAATGGAGCAGGACAACAAACACCTCCTCGCAAATCTGTTCAACCCGAAGCCCATGCTCAACCAGTCTCTGGCCCAGTCTCTGGCCCAGAATCAGATCAAACAGAAACTGAACCAAAACGCTCTCCAGAGGTCGCAACCCGGGAACATcgctcagcagctgcagagaatACAAGCCCATAAACAGTCCTTACAGCAGCCCTCCCAGAACTCAGCCCTGCAGAACTTACAGAGAAATCCCAGCCAATCCCAGCAAAGAACCCACAACAACTGGTCCAAAACGTCCACCAGCTCCAGGACCCACCAGGGGCCCCTTCCCAACATGGTCAGCCTCGGCTCCCAGTTTTACACGCAGGCCTTTCTGCCCTCGTTCTCCCAGCTGAAGAAACCGTCTCTTCCACTCCATCAGACCACTCTGCCTCCCAACGTGTCCTCCAAGAATCCCCTAGACGAGATCCTGGACCTGACTGTGTGTTCAACGCCTTCCCCCTCCCCGGACACCACGGAGGGGGGGCTGAATCTGGACAGTCTGACGGGACACTCTGCTGGATTTGGAGATGACTTTAATCTGGAGTCTCTGATCTCTCACACTGCATCGAGCGCCCAGCACACTGCACAAATACAGACGCCTCttttgctgcagcagcagcagcacctgcAGGCGACGCAGCAGAACCACAACCTGCTGGCTAACAACCACCACCAAGACTTCAATCTAGATTTTCTAGACCTGCCTATCTCTCCCCAGATGCCCACACAGAAAGCCAGCccttcctcctctacctcctcatgctcctcctccacctcttctgtGTCCAACAACATGGCGCCCCACGCCTCAGCCGGCCTCCTGCCCGCGTCCGGCCTCCTCCCCACGtcaccctcctcctcgtccCTCTTCTCCAGcccgtcctcgtcctcctctctgttttccAACTCTTCCTCTCGCTTCTCCTCCCTTTATCTCCACCCGCAGTCGGATTCTATACCCAACGGccactgcagctctgcagctctggacGTCCGCGAGGCTCTgaacagcatgctgcagaacGGGCCGGACCGCAAGTCTGTCATCAAGTACCGGCCGcaagactga